The Miscanthus floridulus cultivar M001 chromosome 17, ASM1932011v1, whole genome shotgun sequence genome has a window encoding:
- the LOC136516550 gene encoding uncharacterized protein: MSGGGAGGKGAAAPVPAGSRKLVQGLKEIVNRPEAEIYAALRECGMDPDEAVSRLLSQDTFQEVKSKRDKKKEIKEVPETRYRSANSSTNRGLRSGADRGGWSNSVHSSSTDNMTSRPPVSGSGTTSVNSSQRQTIASSSANKHMVTDGPVVSLQSSSGFQHGGWSGTPGQLSMADIVKMGRPQGKASSKPVVTADRGYAGQYPSLPSTNQNLKQSVSMVTPTELDKGLQPAQDSVQVKNHSHSAADSKLPYGTDWSPQDDPTSANQSSLPETSGDPSLYEASFQSSTLVTDVVNSHENSHLDENSTFAMRAAPASERHLEPSDGISEYNDGMLNNSSSYQPHNYSYTEQEVEDSSADLSAAAANFQSLSLHNDELAAKKTAEDNPAVIIPDHLQFANTECVSLSFGSFGSGAFSGLLPQKTTDSNVELPAQEESAPVDQIDARNQDYYESGAVTSPADENLEAMLGANMENVDAPSVSQANELRQDVLDPSGLQYDVPSVSSHAYSNTNASQPSTMDDPQGNNQAHTLSHLSNLMQANPLSTSSLLGSNQNHAALHGLEFDLPPYLEAKYNTGSTTNPRPAISMQEALKAGVFSNAQSTQSLPSTSIPTGPPLPQQLAHHPYSQPTLPITHFPNMVGYPTYLPQNYATYLSSGTFQQAYPSNGPFHQSAAALLGSGMKYSTPEYKNNLSATGLQQQHQPQPQPQPQPPSSVISGYGGFGSSSNIQGNFTLNQSTGSTLGFDEALSRQYKDTSQYMALQQGDNSGMWLHGSGSRAASTLPPNHFYGYQGQSQLGGFRQAQQPQPSQFGGHGYPTFYQSQGGLTQEHPQNLAEGSLNGFQVAPSQPSHPSWQHQHTY, translated from the exons ATGAGCGGCGGCGGAGCCGGAGGGAAGGGGGCGGCGGCGCCCGTCCCGGCCGGGTCGAGGAAACTGGTGCAGGGCCTCAAGGAGATCGTGAACCGCCCCGAGGCGGAGATCTATGCCGCACTGCGCGAGTGCGGCATGGACCCCGACGAGGCGGTCAGCCGCCTCCTCTCCCAAG atactttccaagaggtaaAGAGCAAGCGCGACAAGAAGAAAGAG ATTAAAGAGGTTCCTGAGACAAGATATAGATCAGCAAATAGTTCTACTAATCGAGGCCTTAGAAGTGGCGCAGATCGTGGTGGATGGAGCAATTCTGTGCACTCTAGCTCTACTG ATAACATGACCTCAAGGCCACCAGTCTCAGGGTCTGGTACGACATCAGTTAATTCCAGTCAGAGGCAAACAATTGCAAG TTCCTCTGCAAACAAACATATGGTTACTGATGGACCAGTTGTATCATTGCAATCATCGTCTGGGTTTCAGCATGGTGGTTGGTCTGGGACACCTGGTCAGTTGTCGATGGCTGACATTGTGAAAATGGGTCGGCCTCAGGGCAAGGCTTCTAGCAAACCTGTGGTCACAGCTGACAGAGGTTATGCTGGACAGTACCCATCTTTGCCAAGCACAAACCAGAACCTGAAACAATCTGTAAGCATGGTTACCCCAACAGAGCTCGACAAGGGGTTACAACCTGCCCAAGATTCGGTTCAGGTTAAGAATCACAGTCATTCTGCTGCTGACAGCAAGCTCCCATATGGTACTGATTGGTCTCCACAAGATGACCCAACATCAGCGAACCAATCATCCCTTCCTGAGACATCTGGTGATCCGTCCCTGTATGAAGCATCGTTTCAGTCATCTACATTGGTTACTGATGTAGTTAATTCACATGAAAATTCGCACTTGGATGAAAACAGCACCTTTGCAATGAGAGCAGCACCTGCCTCTGAGAGACACTTGGAACCTAGTGATGGTATTTCTGAATACAATGATGGAATGTTGAACAACTCAAGTTCCTATCAGCCTCATAATTACTCTTACACAGAACAAGAAG TTGAGGATTCCAGTGCTGAtctatcagcagcagcagcaaacttcCAGAGTTTAAGCCTACATAATGATGAGTTAGCCGCAAAAAAGACTGCCGAAGATAACCCTGCAGTGATAATTCCTGATCATTTGCAATTTGCAAATACAGAATGTGTCAGTTTGAGCTTTGGCAGTTTTGGATCTGGTGCGTTTTCTGGGCTACTCCCACAAAAGACCACAGATAGCAATGTGGAATTACCTGCTCAAGAGGAATCTGCACCAGTAGATCAAATAGATGCCAG GAATCAAGATTACTATGAAAGTGGTGCAGTAACTTCGCCAGCAGACGAAAATCTTGAGGCCATGCTGGGAGCCAACATGGAGAATGTCGATGCGCCTTCTGTTTCACAGGCTAATGAGCTTAGGCAGGACGTACTTGATCCTTCTGGACTTCAATATGACGTGCCATCAGTTTCAAGTCATGCTTATTCAAACACGAACGCTTCACAGCCTAGCACAATGGATGATCCACAAGGAAACAACCAAGCACATACTCTTTCCCATTTGTCAAACTTGATG CAAGCAAATCCTTTGAGCACCAGCAGTCTATTGGGGTCAAATCAAAATCATGCAGCTCTTCATGGCTTAGAGTTTGATTTACCGCCTTATCTTGAAGCAAAATATAACACAGGCTCAACTACAAATCCTAGACCAGCCATATCCATGCAGGAG GCCCTGAAAGCAGGGGTTTTCTCCAACGCTCAGTCTACACAGAGTCTTCCAAGTACTAGCATTCCAACGGGGCCTCCTCTCCCTCAGCAATTAGCACATCACCCTTACTCTCAGCCAACTTTACCAATTACACATTTTCCAAATATGGTTGGCTATCCGACGTATTTGCCGCAAAACTATGCTACTTACCTATCTTCAGGCACCTTCCAGCAAGCATACCCGAGTAATGGACCATTCCATCAGTCTGCTGCTGCTTTGCTCGGATCTGGTATGAAGTACTCGACCCCAGAGTATAAGAACAACCTGTCTGCCACAGGCTTACAACAGCAACATCAGCCACAACCGCAACCACAACCACAACCACCATCATCAGTCATCTCTGGTTATGGAGGCTTCGGAAGCTCAAGCAACATACAAGGAAATTTTACCCTTAATCAGAGTACCGGCTCAACTCTTGGCTTTGATGAAGCATTGAGCAGACAGTACAAAGACACCAGTCAATACATGGCTCTCCAGCAG GGCGACAACTCCGGAATGTGGCTTCATGGCTCGGGTTCAAGAGCGGCCTCGACGCTTCCGCCTAACCACTTTTATGGTTACCAGGGACAGAGTCAGCTGGGTGGCTTCCGTCAGGCGCAGCAGCCACAGCCTTCCCAATTTGGAGGCCATGGGTACCCAACTTTCTACCAGTCTCAGGGTGGCCTGACACAGGAGCACCCCCAGAACCTTGCTGAGGGCAGCCTGAATGGCTTCCAGGTCGCACCGTCTCAGCCATCTCATCCGAGCTGGCAGCATCAGCACACTTACTGA